The following DNA comes from Deltaproteobacteria bacterium.
TTTTGATTTTATCTCTCTTCCCACAGGTGGGCTGCCTGTAAAAGTAATCATCTTTAGACGATCATCATTAACAAGAGCAGCCCCTGTTACGCCATCACCTGTCACTATCTGGATAGCTTTTGAAGGGAGCCCCGCTTCAAGAAGGATTTCCCCTAACAAAAGTGCTGTCAGGGGTGTTTGTTCAGCAGGTTTTAAAACAATGGCATTACCGGCGGCAATGGCCGGAGCTACCTTATGAGCAACGAGATTTATAGGAAAGTTAAAAGGAGTAATAGCGCCGATAACACCCAGGGGAAACCTCTCGTAAAAAGCGACCCTGTTTTCTGATCCCTTCGACGCTCCCATGGGGATAGTCTCTCCGTGGATTCTTTTGGCTTCTTCCGAAGCAAAACGGAAGGTCTCTACTGCCCGCTCCACTTCACCAATGGAGTATTTCAGGGGTTTTCCTGATTCAACTGCAATGGTTTGAGCAATCTTCTCTTTTTTTTCAATGAGAAGATTGGAAATTTTTAATAATATATCTGCTCTGCAATGAGGGGGAAGAGTGGATATCTCCTTAAAACCTCTCAAGGCCGAATCAACTGCCCGAGTTACATCTTCTCCCGAAGCAAGAGGTATTTCAGCAATAGGCTGACCATCATAGGGATTGATAAGATCAAAGTATTTATCACTTTCAATCCACTCTCCACCAACAAGCATTTTCCTTTTCAAGAGGACCTCCCAAAAACATGGTTTTAACTGGAATATTACAACAAGAATTTCTGCTCTTCAAGGGCAATCGCTAAAAAGAGCGAATGGGGAAATGTTTTTGAATCAAACTTCAAACTTCATCCGACAAATCAATAATCTGACTACTTGAAATTTTTTCATTTAGAGCATCAATTACGTTATTGGCAGTTTCAAGTTCTTCCCTGAGAGCGCTATTATTTTTAATCTCTGTTACCAGCCTCAAGTTGTTTTTTACTCTTATGAGAAGCATCTCCGCTTTAATAGGTTTAAGCATATAGTCACTGGCTCCTGCTTTCATAGCCTTTTCAATAAGCCTTGATTCATCCATTGATGTATGCATAATAATGGGTGTGTTCCGGCAGGCAACGGTTTCCCTTATCTGCTTGCAGACCTCAATACCATCCATTTCAGGCATAACAATATCGAGTATGATGAGGTCAGGTACTTCCCTGACAGCCTTAATGACCCCCTCATTACCATTTTCAGCCTCAATAACATCATACAGCGCCTCTGTCAGTGCGTCTTTTACAAATTCTCTTACGAAATGCTCATCATCAACAACCAGAATTTTTTCCATACTTATACCTCGCTTATATCAACTGTATAACATATTTATAAAAAAGAATTCAAACCTTTGATTTAATTATATATAAATTAAAGGATTATTTTATTCCTATATATTTATGCTATATTCTTAGCGTTAAAAAAGTATGCTTCATTAACAGGCATTAAACATTTAATGAACAAGGTTAATTATGGGTATGCTCGTTAAGGGCAAGTGGAAAACCGACTGGTATAAGGCCGATGACAAGGGACGCTTTGTAAGGCCCGAAACGGTTTTTCGAAGCCAGGTGACGGCCGACGGATCGTCAGGCTTCAAAGCGGAAGCAGGCCGCTATCACCTTTACGTCTCCCTTGCCTGCCCATGGGCCCATCGCACACTGATCATGCGAAAGCTTAAAAAGCTGGAAAATTCAATTTCTCTTTCAATTGTCGATCCCTTTATGGGAGATGACGGCTGGGCCTTCAGCACAGCTGAAGGATGTATCCCCGACAGCGTCAACGGTTGCGCTTTCCTGAGAGAAGTCTATGTTAAAGCCGATCCCAAATATACGGGCAGGGTAACCGTCCCCATACTTTGGGACAAGGAAACAAAGAGCATCGTAAATAACGAATCAAGACGGATTATGAGAATGCTCGATACCGAATTTGACGCTATTGGTGATGGTTCAATAAATTTTTGTCCCGCCCCCTTGCAGGAGAAGATTGACGAGACAATAGAAGCCATTTATATGCCCATAAACAACGGCGTCTACCGTGCCGGTTTTGCTGCGACACAGGAAGCCTATGACGAAGCGGCAGAAGAACTTTTTTCCGCACTCGACTATTGGGATGATGTTCTCAGCGGATCCAGATACCTTTGCGGCCATGCAATTACCGAAGCCGACTGGTGCATGTTCACCACGCTTATACGCTTTGATCCTGTCTACTATACCCACTTTAAATGTAATTTAAGGCACATTTACGAATATGAAAATCTCTGGAACTACCTGAAAGAACTGTACCGCATGCCCGGTATTGAGGAAACCTGCAATTTTCGGCACATAAAAGCGCACTATTACCTGAGCCACAGACATATTAATCCTTCAGGAATTATTCCCGCAGGGCCAAAAATCGATTTAACGACCGGCCATGACCGGAACAGATTTGATTGAAAACAGCCCCCTCCATATCAATGCAGATATCTTACCGGTGAAAAATACAAATTTCTTTCACAGATCATCTCAATCATCTTCCTTTAAACTTTAACAGTAAAATTCATCCTCATTTTGCCATGCCAATTATTGTCTGGTATTCTTTTTATAAAAAGAAAGCAAAGCGCCTTATGATATACGACCTTAATAACATTGAAAGAAAAAGAGCTAAAATTCTTATTGTCGATGACAATTCACGGGACCAGGAAATGGTGGCCTGCCTGTGTAATAAGATCGGTTATGAAGTCATCGTCGCCGGCAATGGGCCTGATGCGCTCGACAAGGCAATTCATGAATCACCGGACCTTATTTTAATGGATGTCATGCTTCCCCTTTTAGACGGTTTTGAAGCAACAAAGATGATCAGGGAGAATGAAAAAACCAAACACATACCGGTTATCATTCTCACTTCTCTCGATGCCCGTAATGACAGGATAAAAGGAATGGAGCACGGAGCAAATGATTATATCAGCAAACCCTTTAATATTAAGGAACTTACCTTAAGAATAAAAAACAACCTCATAGGAAAGGACTACCGTGACTTCCTGGAAGGCTACAACAGGCGTCTCGAGGAAGAGGTGGAAAAGAGAACGGAAGCCCTTAATAATGCCCTTGAACAGACAAAAAGCAGCTATATAGAAGCGATCCAGAAACTCAATGAAGCCGTCGTTTATAAAGACAGCAAGACAGGAGCACACATTAAAAGGCTCAGTCTTTATTGCAAAGAACTGGCCCTGGCATTGGGAATGGGCAATAGTTTTGTCGAAGCCATTCATTACGCTTCCCCCATGCATGACCTGGGCAAAGTAGGCATTCCCGATGCCATATTGCGTAAACATGGGAAATTAACACAAAATGAATGGGAGGTAATGAAAAGCCATACCATCATAGGCGCCAATATTTTAAAAGACGCTAAATCACCCTTTATGAAAATGGCCGAGGAGATTGCGCTGTCCCATCACGAAAAGTGGAACGGTTCCGGCTATCCTTACGGTTTAAGTGGAAATGAGATCCCTCTTACGGGACGCATAGTAAATATTGCCGACCAGTACGATGCGCTCAGAAGTTCGAGGCCCTATAAGGGATGTATTGATCACAGCAAGGCTACTTCCATCATTCTAAAGGGCTGCGACAGATCAAAACCCGGGGATTATGACCCTGAAATACTGAATGCTTTCCGGAAAATTGCCGCCAGGTTCGAAGATATTTTCACATCGGCCCATTCAAAAGGGGACATTTTTAACATCTGAAAAGCGGGCAGCCGCTTTCTTACCCTAAAAGTTTTTTCCTGACCAGTTCGTTGACCATGCCGGGATTTGCCTTTCCCTTGCTCGCCTTCATTACCTGGCCCACAAAATAACCCATAAGCTTCTCTTTCCCCCCCCTGAATTCTTCCGCCTGGGAAGGATTATCGGCAATAACCCGATCGACGATAGCTTCTATCGCCCCCGTATCACTAACCTGCTCAAGGCCTTGCTCTTTAACGATAAGAGCAGGGTCTTTACCTGTTTTATACATTTCCTCAAAAACGGTCTTGCCAATCTTGCCGCTGATAACGTTTTTGTCGATGAGGGATAACAACAGGGCGAGACCTTCAGGGCTTATCTTCGAATCGCTTATGTCAGTCCCCTCTTCATTAAGGTGCTTCATAAGCTCTCCCATGATCCAGTTGCTCACAGCTTTGCCGTTATTACAGATTTTAACGGCCTTTTCAAAAAAGCCGGCCACCTTCTTTTCAGCCGTTAAGACTTCAGCATCGTACCTGGGAAGGCCATATTCGGTAATAAAACGATTTTTCTTTGCCTCCGGCAGTTCAGGAAGTTTGCTTCTTTCCTCTTCTATCCAGGCTTCATCGATAACAAGGGGCAAGAGGTCAGGGTCGGGGAAATAACGGTAGTCATGGGCCTCTTCCTTGCTCCGCATGGATTCCGTTACGCCACGGTTTGCATCCCAGAGCCTTGTTTCCTGAACAACCTCACCCCCGCCTTTCAGAACATTCTCCTGCCGCAGGATTTCATATTCAATCGCCTTTTGGACAAAGCGGAAGGAGTTCATGTTTTTAAGTTCCGCCTTGGTTCCCAATTCCTTTTGCCCCACCGGTCTTAACGATATATTGGCATCACAGCGGAAAGAACCCTCTTCCATATTACCGTCACAAACACCGAGGTAAACAACGATATTCCTCAATTTTTTCAGGTATTCGACAGCCTCTTCGGCGCTTCGCATGTCCGGTTCACTGACAATCTCAAGGAGGGGCACACCGGTCCTGTTGAAATTGACAAGCGTGCCATCGGCTGAGGCATCATGGACTGATTTTCCTGCATCTTCTTCCATATGGATACGGGTAATTCCAATCCTTTTCTCCTCTCCCGTGGAAAGGGTAATGTGCTGATGGCCATGCTCGGCAATGGGGAGTTCATACTGCGAAATCTGGTAACCCTTGGGAAGGTCGGGATAAAAGTAATTTTTTCTGGCAAAACGGCTTGTCCTGTTTATTTCACAATTGGTGGACAGCGCCGTCCTGATGGCAAAATTGACAACATTCTTATTGAGTACAGGCAGTGTCCCCGGCATGCCGAGACAAACGGGGCAGGTATCGGTATTGGGATTTCCACCGAATTCGGCGCTGCAGGAGCAGAAAATTTTCGTATTTGTCAACAGCTGACAATGGACTTCAAGCCCGATTACAACTTCGTAATTCATATGTATTCCTTCTGTAAAGCGGCTCTGTTTTTTGAAGTGTTTATTATAGGGAAAGGGCGTTTTAAGTCAAGAGATTTGCCCTCACAGGAGCCTGGGAATTTTGAGTTGCCGAGATTACTCTTCCATACATTCAACACATTTCAGACATTCCGGAATAATCATCAGTC
Coding sequences within:
- a CDS encoding aldehyde dehydrogenase family protein translates to MKRKMLVGGEWIESDKYFDLINPYDGQPIAEIPLASGEDVTRAVDSALRGFKEISTLPPHCRADILLKISNLLIEKKEKIAQTIAVESGKPLKYSIGEVERAVETFRFASEEAKRIHGETIPMGASKGSENRVAFYERFPLGVIGAITPFNFPINLVAHKVAPAIAAGNAIVLKPAEQTPLTALLLGEILLEAGLPSKAIQIVTGDGVTGAALVNDDRLKMITFTGSPPVGREIKSKAGMKKVTLELGSNSGVIIEPDADIDTAVTRALMGAFANSGQVCISLQRIYLHREIYEIFKSRFVEKVKGLKSGDPMNAGTDIGPLIDRAAADKTGRRVNEAVKEGACILLGGKGKGSFFEPTVLENVTPSMQVVCGEVFAPLVSLISYDDFDDALRMVNDSIYGLQAGVYTKDINKAFKAFRVLEVGGVIINDVPTYRADHMPYGGVKESGLGREGLKYAVEEMTELKTLVLNL
- a CDS encoding response regulator, which gives rise to MEKILVVDDEHFVREFVKDALTEALYDVIEAENGNEGVIKAVREVPDLIILDIVMPEMDGIEVCKQIRETVACRNTPIIMHTSMDESRLIEKAMKAGASDYMLKPIKAEMLLIRVKNNLRLVTEIKNNSALREELETANNVIDALNEKISSSQIIDLSDEV
- a CDS encoding glutathione S-transferase family protein → MLVKGKWKTDWYKADDKGRFVRPETVFRSQVTADGSSGFKAEAGRYHLYVSLACPWAHRTLIMRKLKKLENSISLSIVDPFMGDDGWAFSTAEGCIPDSVNGCAFLREVYVKADPKYTGRVTVPILWDKETKSIVNNESRRIMRMLDTEFDAIGDGSINFCPAPLQEKIDETIEAIYMPINNGVYRAGFAATQEAYDEAAEELFSALDYWDDVLSGSRYLCGHAITEADWCMFTTLIRFDPVYYTHFKCNLRHIYEYENLWNYLKELYRMPGIEETCNFRHIKAHYYLSHRHINPSGIIPAGPKIDLTTGHDRNRFD
- a CDS encoding response regulator — protein: MPIIVWYSFYKKKAKRLMIYDLNNIERKRAKILIVDDNSRDQEMVACLCNKIGYEVIVAGNGPDALDKAIHESPDLILMDVMLPLLDGFEATKMIRENEKTKHIPVIILTSLDARNDRIKGMEHGANDYISKPFNIKELTLRIKNNLIGKDYRDFLEGYNRRLEEEVEKRTEALNNALEQTKSSYIEAIQKLNEAVVYKDSKTGAHIKRLSLYCKELALALGMGNSFVEAIHYASPMHDLGKVGIPDAILRKHGKLTQNEWEVMKSHTIIGANILKDAKSPFMKMAEEIALSHHEKWNGSGYPYGLSGNEIPLTGRIVNIADQYDALRSSRPYKGCIDHSKATSIILKGCDRSKPGDYDPEILNAFRKIAARFEDIFTSAHSKGDIFNI